The Anas platyrhynchos isolate ZD024472 breed Pekin duck chromosome 3, IASCAAS_PekinDuck_T2T, whole genome shotgun sequence genome includes a window with the following:
- the TRIM35 gene encoding E3 ubiquitin-protein ligase TRIM35 isoform X1 codes for MRRGGGAEEAPRGQAPTPAPTPISTPISAPQDPDSDPDPGPGPEERIAARRRRIAARLDAKRRQALGEDEEPKEEVEEEEEERRSHKEVEESQQRLAKLLFEGTQIVTNIQVAADSRETQRRAEEAELKQQRLKKLENEAKSSAYESEKISSKWALAEDVTVPQELWQLLNQQQQQCSLLLEEKNKLISELQQELKNKDEQYVQAMKKQSDDIHLLLERMEEQIRIVLKTYRHKLHHIEQTFEFERRELLDSNRKKWEEAIQAHNTKELEYLHARMRKVEEFEKQLNQLRVQDEEEYNSMKIQLENDVQNLERQLQQTKAAYLLNQEKLEYNLLVLKKQDEENTIIRSRQKRKINRLHSSLNNLRTKLDKQEKQFREENQSLAADCERITGQCKEVQKRMRHFAASDAEKFTEVWLMNEEEAKRLMRKALDADRIIHTQQLGLPWEQPRHWFLNNIGPLRRYKAKRMATKLAAEVLAGSSCGGEEEKAKEEEKEKEEVGRGEGGKENIAKAEKEEVSDRGRRKESTAKAGDRVTPLPNISKKTAKRILELLSDESGFLIERKLLRPLRALGKHERTLLRLDSIFSALEIDSEDELQRLVDFFLKFKAQEAPLSQGSPGGEDVMDLGEDRAGSEAGELKSPQGPPGPLPSACIHADDVLRILRAFVRGFDKPREKSRAAKEALQVRDSSKDGEYWEALAHVIPETTLKLWDALLVALEEYYNVLTRRASLLAELAELQQQNLELCLMLERYSTSGVTSKLLSPPVQRLDLELLCPWGARDSSEPGGGRAGCREPSPQPCLFPPRSASRDTLAAFSPAPSSALGMLPAPARPPHRSARRRGRCKRCRSPSVSAMEKATSPPPGSSVILASSSASTLKEELLCPICYEPFREAVTLCCGHNFCKGCVSRSWEHQYHLCPVCKEPASPDDLHVNHTLSNLVEMILKEEGQRRGRPAALCTVHHEEAKLFCLDDKELACFSCQSSKQHEGHKMRPVQETAADFRAREGPEGVSPPQAKLKNMETSLRDKVKDFGTVHRSYESISKHNQVETVRLEEQIKKEFEKLHEFLRDEEKALLAQLQEETRRKQDLVEGKIKQLSDESQALLNEACQLQDDLKEDDYTFLMTHKNRKRRIACTVEEPEAVASGMLIDTAKYLGSLQYNVWKKMLDNITVVPFSFDPNSAAGWLSVSEDLSSVTNGGYKLLTENPERFTSAPCILGSRGFSAGFHSWEVDLGGITNWRVGVARPRGRTPWNFHHDARSGFWYLYRLPTDGETCRASNAARSEATLGELGRLRVELDCDEGELSFYDAERRSHIYTFHEKFGGTVFPYFYMGATPVGALPRALRICPVRVRIQEDTPV; via the exons GCAAGCCCTCGGAGAAGATGAGGAGCCAAAGgaagaggttgaggaggaagaagaggagagaaggagccacaaggaggtggaggagagccAGCAG AGGCTGGCCAAGCTGCTCTTCGAAGGCACGCAGATAGTGACCAACATCCAGGTGGCTGCGGACTCGAGGGAAACGCAGAGGAGGGCAGAAGAGGCAGAGCTGAAGCAGCAGAG GCTGAAAAAGCTGGAGAACGAAGCCAAGTCCAGCGCCTACGAGTCTGAGAAGATCTCCTCCAAGTGGGCCTTGGCTGAGGACGTGACAGTCCCGCAGGAGCTGTGGCAGCTGCtgaaccagcagcagcagcagtgctcgCTGCTTCTGGAGGAGAAGAACAAACTCATCAGTGAACTGCAGCAG gagctgaaaaacaaagatgagCAGTACGTGCAGGCCATGAAGAAGCAGTCGGATGACATCCACCTGCTTTTGGAGAGGATGGAGGAACAGATCCGGATCGTGCTGAAAACTTACCGCCACAAACTGCATCACATTGAG CAAACTTTTGAGTTCGAGCGGCGAGAGCTGCTGGACAGCAACAGGAAGAAGTGGGAGGAGGCCATCCAGGCCCACAACACAAAAGAG CTGGAATACCTGCACGCCCGCATGAGGAAGGTGGAAGAGTTTGAGAAACAGCTGAACCAGCTGCGGGTGCAGGATGAAGAGGAGTACAACAGCATGAAGATCCAGCTGGAGAATGACGTGCAG AACCTGGAGAGGCAGCTCCAGCAGACCAAAGCCGCCTATCTGCTGAACCAGGAGAAGCTGGAGTACAACCTGCTGGTGCTTAAGAAGCAGGATGAGGAGAACACCATCATCAGATCCCGGCAGAAGAGGAAGATCAACAG GCTGCACAGCTCACTGAACAACCTGAGGACAAAGCTGGACAAACAAGAGAAGCAGTTCAGAGAGGAGAACCAGAGCCTGGCAGCCGACTGCGAGCGCATCACCGGGCAGTGCAAGGAGGTGCAGAAGAGGATGAG GCATTTTGCTGCCAGCGACGCTGAGAAGTTCACGGAGGTCTGGCTGATGAACGAGgaggaagccaagcggctgatGCGGAAAGCCCTGGATGCGGATCGCATCATTCACACCCAGCaactggggctgccctgggagcAGCCTCGCCACTGGTTCCTCAACAACATCGGCCCCCTCAGGCGTTACAAGGCGAAGAGGATGGCCACCAAGCTGGCTGCTGAGGTCCTGGCAG GGAGCAGctgtggaggagaggaggagaaagcgaaagaggaggagaaagagaaagaagaagtgGGCcgtggagaaggaggaaaagaaaacatagcAAAGGCTGAGAAGGAAGAAGTGAGtgacagaggaagaagaaaagaaagcacagcGAAGGCTGGGGATAGAGTCACACCTCTGCCAAACATCTCCAAGAAGACTGCCAAGAGGATCCTGGAGCTCCTGAGCGACGAGTCG GGTTTCCTCATTGAGAGAAAGCTGCTGAGGCCTCTGCGTGCGCTGGGAAAGCACGAACGCACCCTCCTGAGGCTCGACTCCATCTTTTCG GCCCTCGAGATCGACAGCGAGGACGAGCTGCAGCGCCTGGTGGATTTCTTCCTGAAGTTCAAAGCCCAGGAGGCGCCTCTCAGCCAG GGAAGCCCAGGTGGAGAAGATGTCATGGATTTGGGGGAGGACAGAGCGGGCAGCGAGGCCGGTGAGCTCAAATCTCCTCAGGGACCACCGGGCCCCCTTCCATCTGCCTGCATCCATGCTGACGATGTCCTCAGGATCCTGAGAGCATTTGTTCGGGGTTTTGACAAGCCGAG GGAGAAAAGCAGGGCAGCAAAGGAGGCGCTGCAGGTTCGGGACAGCTCCAAGGACGGGGAGTACTGGGAAGCCCTGGCACACGTCATCCCAGAGACAACCCTAaagctgtgggacgcgctgctggtGGCTCTGGAGGAATATTA CAACGTCCTGACGCGGAGAGCCAGCCTGCTGGCCGAGCTGgccgagctgcagcagcagaatttGGAGCTGTGCCTGATGCTGGAGCGCTACAGCACCTCCGGG GTGACCAGCAAACTGCTGTCCCCTCCCGTGCAGCGCCTGGAcctggagctgctctgccccTGGGGGGCACG GGACagcagcgagcccggagggggCCGGGCCGGCTGCCGTGagccctccccgcagccctgcctCTTCCCACCCCGTTCCGCCTCCCGGGACACCCTCGCTGCCTTCAGCCCAGCTCCGAGCTCCGCTCTCGGGATGCTGCCGGCCCCCGCACGGCCCCCGCATCGCTCCGCACGCCGGAGGGGACGCTGCAAGCGCTGCCGCTCGCCCTCAGTAAG CGCCATGGAGAAGGCAACCAGCCCCCCGCCCGGCAGCTCGGTGATTTTAGCTTCGTCCTCCGCGTCCACCTTGAaggaggagctgctgtgccCCATCTGCTACGAACCCTTCCGTGAAGCCGTGACCCTCTGCTGCGGCCACAACTTCTGCAAGGGCTGCGTGAGCCGCTCCTGGGAGCACCAGTACCACCTCTGCCCCGTCTGCAAGGAACCCGCTTCCCCCGACGACCTCCACGTCAACCACACGCTCAGCAACCTGGTGGAGATGATCCTAAAAGAGGAagggcagcggcggggccgcccggcCGCCCTCTGCACCGTGCACCACGAGGAAGCCAAACTCTTCTGCCTGGACGACAAGGAGCTGGCGTGTTTCTCCTGCCAGAGCTCCAAGCAGCACGAGGGGCACAAGATGAGGCCGGTGCAGGAGACGGCTGCGGATTTCAGG GCTCGCGAGGGTCCTGAAGGCGTCTCCCCCCCGCAGGCCAAGCTGAAGAACATGGAGACCTCCCTGCGGGATAAAGTGAAGGATTTCGGGACCGTGCACCGCAGCTACGAGTCCATCTCCAAACACAACCAG GTGGAAACCGTGCGCCTGGAGGAGCAGATCAAGAAGGAGTTTGAGAAGCTGCACGAGTTCCTGCGGGATGAGGAGAAGGCGCTGctggcccagctgcaggaggagacgCGCCGCAAGCAGGACCTCGTCGAGGGCAAAATCAAGCAGCTGTCGGACgagagccaggctctgctcaaCGAAGCCTGCCAGCTCCAGGACGACCTCAAAGAGGACGACTACACCTTCCTCATG accCACAAGAACCGCAAGCGCAG GATCGCCTGCACGGTGGAGGAGCCGGAGGCCGTGGCCTCGGGGATGCTGATCGACACCGCCAAGTACCTGGGCTCGCTGCAGTACAACGTGTGGAAGAAAATGCTGGACAACATCACCGTGG TCCCCTTCAGCTTCGACCCCAACTCCGCCGCGGGCTGGCTCTCGGTGTCCGAGGACCTGAGCAGCGTCACCAACGGGGGCTACAAGCTGCTGACGGAGAACCCCGAGCGTTTCACCTCCGCCCCCTGCATCCTGGGCTCCCGCGGCTTCTCCGCCGGCTTCCACAGCTGGGAGGTGGATCTGGGAGGCATCACCAACTGGCGGGTGGGGGTGGCTCGACCCCGAGGGAGAACCCCTTGGAATTTTCACCACGACGCCCGCTCCGGTTTTTGGTACCTCTACCGCCTGCCCACCGACGGCGAGACGTGCCGGGCTTCCAACGCCGCTCGCTCGGAGGCCACGCTGGGCGAGTTGGGGAGGCTCCGGGTGGAGCTGGACTGCGACGAAGGGGAGCTCTCTTTCTACGACGCCGAGCGCAGGAGCCACATCTACACCTTCCACGAGAAATTCGGGGGCACCGTTTTCCCCTATTTCTACATGGGGGCCACCCCGGTGGGCgcgctgcccagggcgctgcgcaTTTGCCCCGTCCGGGTGCGCATCCAAGAGGACACCCCCGTGTAG
- the TRIM35 gene encoding E3 ubiquitin-protein ligase TRIM35 isoform X3 yields MRRGGGAEEAPRGQAPTPAPTPISTPISAPQDPDSDPDPGPGPEERIAARRRRIAARLDAKRRQALGEDEEPKEEVEEEEEERRSHKEVEESQQRLAKLLFEGTQIVTNIQVAADSRETQRRAEEAELKQQRLKKLENEAKSSAYESEKISSKWALAEDVTVPQELWQLLNQQQQQCSLLLEEKNKLISELQQELKNKDEQYVQAMKKQSDDIHLLLERMEEQIRIVLKTYRHKLHHIEQTFEFERRELLDSNRKKWEEAIQAHNTKELEYLHARMRKVEEFEKQLNQLRVQDEEEYNSMKIQLENDVQNLERQLQQTKAAYLLNQEKLEYNLLVLKKQDEENTIIRSRQKRKINRLHSSLNNLRTKLDKQEKQFREENQSLAADCERITGQCKEVQKRMRHFAASDAEKFTEVWLMNEEEAKRLMRKALDADRIIHTQQLGLPWEQPRHWFLNNIGPLRRYKAKRMATKLAAEVLAGSSCGGEEEKAKEEEKEKEEVGRGEGGKENIAKAEKEEVSDRGRRKESTAKAGDRVTPLPNISKKTAKRILELLSDESGFLIERKLLRPLRALGKHERTLLRLDSIFSALEIDSEDELQRLVDFFLKFKAQEAPLSQGSPGGEDVMDLGEDRAGSEAGELKSPQGPPGPLPSACIHADDVLRILRAFVRGFDKPSNVLTRRASLLAELAELQQQNLELCLMLERYSTSGVTSKLLSPPVQRLDLELLCPWGARDSSEPGGGRAGCREPSPQPCLFPPRSASRDTLAAFSPAPSSALGMLPAPARPPHRSARRRGRCKRCRSPSVSAMEKATSPPPGSSVILASSSASTLKEELLCPICYEPFREAVTLCCGHNFCKGCVSRSWEHQYHLCPVCKEPASPDDLHVNHTLSNLVEMILKEEGQRRGRPAALCTVHHEEAKLFCLDDKELACFSCQSSKQHEGHKMRPVQETAADFRAREGPEGVSPPQAKLKNMETSLRDKVKDFGTVHRSYESISKHNQVETVRLEEQIKKEFEKLHEFLRDEEKALLAQLQEETRRKQDLVEGKIKQLSDESQALLNEACQLQDDLKEDDYTFLMTHKNRKRRIACTVEEPEAVASGMLIDTAKYLGSLQYNVWKKMLDNITVVPFSFDPNSAAGWLSVSEDLSSVTNGGYKLLTENPERFTSAPCILGSRGFSAGFHSWEVDLGGITNWRVGVARPRGRTPWNFHHDARSGFWYLYRLPTDGETCRASNAARSEATLGELGRLRVELDCDEGELSFYDAERRSHIYTFHEKFGGTVFPYFYMGATPVGALPRALRICPVRVRIQEDTPV; encoded by the exons GCAAGCCCTCGGAGAAGATGAGGAGCCAAAGgaagaggttgaggaggaagaagaggagagaaggagccacaaggaggtggaggagagccAGCAG AGGCTGGCCAAGCTGCTCTTCGAAGGCACGCAGATAGTGACCAACATCCAGGTGGCTGCGGACTCGAGGGAAACGCAGAGGAGGGCAGAAGAGGCAGAGCTGAAGCAGCAGAG GCTGAAAAAGCTGGAGAACGAAGCCAAGTCCAGCGCCTACGAGTCTGAGAAGATCTCCTCCAAGTGGGCCTTGGCTGAGGACGTGACAGTCCCGCAGGAGCTGTGGCAGCTGCtgaaccagcagcagcagcagtgctcgCTGCTTCTGGAGGAGAAGAACAAACTCATCAGTGAACTGCAGCAG gagctgaaaaacaaagatgagCAGTACGTGCAGGCCATGAAGAAGCAGTCGGATGACATCCACCTGCTTTTGGAGAGGATGGAGGAACAGATCCGGATCGTGCTGAAAACTTACCGCCACAAACTGCATCACATTGAG CAAACTTTTGAGTTCGAGCGGCGAGAGCTGCTGGACAGCAACAGGAAGAAGTGGGAGGAGGCCATCCAGGCCCACAACACAAAAGAG CTGGAATACCTGCACGCCCGCATGAGGAAGGTGGAAGAGTTTGAGAAACAGCTGAACCAGCTGCGGGTGCAGGATGAAGAGGAGTACAACAGCATGAAGATCCAGCTGGAGAATGACGTGCAG AACCTGGAGAGGCAGCTCCAGCAGACCAAAGCCGCCTATCTGCTGAACCAGGAGAAGCTGGAGTACAACCTGCTGGTGCTTAAGAAGCAGGATGAGGAGAACACCATCATCAGATCCCGGCAGAAGAGGAAGATCAACAG GCTGCACAGCTCACTGAACAACCTGAGGACAAAGCTGGACAAACAAGAGAAGCAGTTCAGAGAGGAGAACCAGAGCCTGGCAGCCGACTGCGAGCGCATCACCGGGCAGTGCAAGGAGGTGCAGAAGAGGATGAG GCATTTTGCTGCCAGCGACGCTGAGAAGTTCACGGAGGTCTGGCTGATGAACGAGgaggaagccaagcggctgatGCGGAAAGCCCTGGATGCGGATCGCATCATTCACACCCAGCaactggggctgccctgggagcAGCCTCGCCACTGGTTCCTCAACAACATCGGCCCCCTCAGGCGTTACAAGGCGAAGAGGATGGCCACCAAGCTGGCTGCTGAGGTCCTGGCAG GGAGCAGctgtggaggagaggaggagaaagcgaaagaggaggagaaagagaaagaagaagtgGGCcgtggagaaggaggaaaagaaaacatagcAAAGGCTGAGAAGGAAGAAGTGAGtgacagaggaagaagaaaagaaagcacagcGAAGGCTGGGGATAGAGTCACACCTCTGCCAAACATCTCCAAGAAGACTGCCAAGAGGATCCTGGAGCTCCTGAGCGACGAGTCG GGTTTCCTCATTGAGAGAAAGCTGCTGAGGCCTCTGCGTGCGCTGGGAAAGCACGAACGCACCCTCCTGAGGCTCGACTCCATCTTTTCG GCCCTCGAGATCGACAGCGAGGACGAGCTGCAGCGCCTGGTGGATTTCTTCCTGAAGTTCAAAGCCCAGGAGGCGCCTCTCAGCCAG GGAAGCCCAGGTGGAGAAGATGTCATGGATTTGGGGGAGGACAGAGCGGGCAGCGAGGCCGGTGAGCTCAAATCTCCTCAGGGACCACCGGGCCCCCTTCCATCTGCCTGCATCCATGCTGACGATGTCCTCAGGATCCTGAGAGCATTTGTTCGGGGTTTTGACAAGCCGAG CAACGTCCTGACGCGGAGAGCCAGCCTGCTGGCCGAGCTGgccgagctgcagcagcagaatttGGAGCTGTGCCTGATGCTGGAGCGCTACAGCACCTCCGGG GTGACCAGCAAACTGCTGTCCCCTCCCGTGCAGCGCCTGGAcctggagctgctctgccccTGGGGGGCACG GGACagcagcgagcccggagggggCCGGGCCGGCTGCCGTGagccctccccgcagccctgcctCTTCCCACCCCGTTCCGCCTCCCGGGACACCCTCGCTGCCTTCAGCCCAGCTCCGAGCTCCGCTCTCGGGATGCTGCCGGCCCCCGCACGGCCCCCGCATCGCTCCGCACGCCGGAGGGGACGCTGCAAGCGCTGCCGCTCGCCCTCAGTAAG CGCCATGGAGAAGGCAACCAGCCCCCCGCCCGGCAGCTCGGTGATTTTAGCTTCGTCCTCCGCGTCCACCTTGAaggaggagctgctgtgccCCATCTGCTACGAACCCTTCCGTGAAGCCGTGACCCTCTGCTGCGGCCACAACTTCTGCAAGGGCTGCGTGAGCCGCTCCTGGGAGCACCAGTACCACCTCTGCCCCGTCTGCAAGGAACCCGCTTCCCCCGACGACCTCCACGTCAACCACACGCTCAGCAACCTGGTGGAGATGATCCTAAAAGAGGAagggcagcggcggggccgcccggcCGCCCTCTGCACCGTGCACCACGAGGAAGCCAAACTCTTCTGCCTGGACGACAAGGAGCTGGCGTGTTTCTCCTGCCAGAGCTCCAAGCAGCACGAGGGGCACAAGATGAGGCCGGTGCAGGAGACGGCTGCGGATTTCAGG GCTCGCGAGGGTCCTGAAGGCGTCTCCCCCCCGCAGGCCAAGCTGAAGAACATGGAGACCTCCCTGCGGGATAAAGTGAAGGATTTCGGGACCGTGCACCGCAGCTACGAGTCCATCTCCAAACACAACCAG GTGGAAACCGTGCGCCTGGAGGAGCAGATCAAGAAGGAGTTTGAGAAGCTGCACGAGTTCCTGCGGGATGAGGAGAAGGCGCTGctggcccagctgcaggaggagacgCGCCGCAAGCAGGACCTCGTCGAGGGCAAAATCAAGCAGCTGTCGGACgagagccaggctctgctcaaCGAAGCCTGCCAGCTCCAGGACGACCTCAAAGAGGACGACTACACCTTCCTCATG accCACAAGAACCGCAAGCGCAG GATCGCCTGCACGGTGGAGGAGCCGGAGGCCGTGGCCTCGGGGATGCTGATCGACACCGCCAAGTACCTGGGCTCGCTGCAGTACAACGTGTGGAAGAAAATGCTGGACAACATCACCGTGG TCCCCTTCAGCTTCGACCCCAACTCCGCCGCGGGCTGGCTCTCGGTGTCCGAGGACCTGAGCAGCGTCACCAACGGGGGCTACAAGCTGCTGACGGAGAACCCCGAGCGTTTCACCTCCGCCCCCTGCATCCTGGGCTCCCGCGGCTTCTCCGCCGGCTTCCACAGCTGGGAGGTGGATCTGGGAGGCATCACCAACTGGCGGGTGGGGGTGGCTCGACCCCGAGGGAGAACCCCTTGGAATTTTCACCACGACGCCCGCTCCGGTTTTTGGTACCTCTACCGCCTGCCCACCGACGGCGAGACGTGCCGGGCTTCCAACGCCGCTCGCTCGGAGGCCACGCTGGGCGAGTTGGGGAGGCTCCGGGTGGAGCTGGACTGCGACGAAGGGGAGCTCTCTTTCTACGACGCCGAGCGCAGGAGCCACATCTACACCTTCCACGAGAAATTCGGGGGCACCGTTTTCCCCTATTTCTACATGGGGGCCACCCCGGTGGGCgcgctgcccagggcgctgcgcaTTTGCCCCGTCCGGGTGCGCATCCAAGAGGACACCCCCGTGTAG